The Oceaniferula flava genome contains the following window.
ACTCAAACGCTACTTACTGATCACCATGCACATCCTCGGTGTGGTGAGCTCGTTTGATGCGGTGATGAACACCCGCACCTCCCAAGGCGCCATTGCCTGGGTGGTTTCATTGAACACCCTACCGGTGGTGGCCGTGCCTGCTTATTGGGTGTTCGGATCCAATGATTTTGATAATTACATCGAGGAACGTCGCAGTCATCGTGAGAAATTGAGGCCTCTGGCGCAGCGATTGATGCGTGAAGAAGGCGTCTCGGCCGTGGAGTTGCAGGACCAGAGCCCGCTGGCGAACTCACTGCGGAGCTTGTCGCTTTTACCCATCACTCATTCTAACAAGGTCGAGCTGCTGGTGGATGGCCGCAATACTTACGATAGTATTTTCGAATCGATCCTCGAAGCAGAGAGCTATGCGCTGGTGCAATTTTACATCATTCGTGATGACGATACCGGTCAGCGTTTCAGGGATCTCCTGATTGAAAAAGCCCGCCAAGGCGTCGCCGTCTATCTGCTTTATGATGATTACGGCTGCATCGATATCGGCGAAGATTATCTCGCCCCCCTCCGGTCGGCCGGCGTTCGGGTGTCGTCCTTTCTTGATCTGGTCGGCCCGGCAAATGGCCTGCAGCTGAACTTCCGCAATCATCGGAAAATTGTCATTGTCGATGGCGCCGTGGGATTTGTGGGAGGTTTGAATGTTGGCGATGAATATCTCGGATTACACCCAGAGCTGACGCCTTGGCGTGATAGTCATGTCAAAGTGAGTGGCCCGGTGGTCACCTACCTTCAGATTCCTTTCGTCGAAGACTGGCACTGGGCGACGGGGGAATGGCTGGAAACCTTGGACTGGAATCCGGTCGACAAGGCCATCGTCAATGAGACATCCCCGAAGATTGATCCCCAGGGAGTAAGTGCCATCTGCGTGCCCTCGGGGCCATCGGATGATGTGCAAACTTGCAATCTGTTCTATCAAGCGGCCATCAATGCCGCCGAGAAGCGGATTTGGTTATCGACGCCCTACTTTGTGCCTGATGAATCCTTCATTCACGCCCTGCAGTTGGCTGCGCTCCGCGGAGTCGAGGTGAAGCTGATCATTCCGGAGAACAGCGACAGCACCCTGGTCAATTTATCCATGCAGTCATACTTCGCCGAGCTGCATCAACTTGGCATTGAAATCTACCGCTATCAGGAGGGCTTCTTGCACCAGAAGGTGATGCTGGTGGACGATCACTTCTGCGCCTACGGCAGTGCCAATCTGGACAACCGATCGTTCCGACTGAACTTCGAAGTCATGGTCGGATTTTTCTCCAAAGACTTCGCCCGCAAGACCGAAGCCATGCTCACCGAAGACATGGCGAACAGCCAGCTCGCTCCCGAGGGACAACTGCTAGATAGAAACCTTTTTTACCGATTCTCCGTGCGTGTCTCGAGACTGCTCGCGCCTATCCAATAATGCTGACCCACAACCCTACAAAACTATGACACTAGAAATGAAAAAACTCGCTACTTACAAAGATGTCGCTCGGCTCGTTTTAAAATACGGTCGTAGTGACGAACTCGATCACCAACATTTTGCCTCCGAGTTCCAGCTGGACGAGCAGGTGGAGCCGAGTGAGGATGCCGTCGAGTTTGCCAAGGACCTCGAGTCGCTCGGGCCCACCTTCATCAAGCTTGGACAGATTCTCTCCAACCGTGGGGACCTGCTGCCGCCAAGCTGGTTGTCGGCCTTGGAGAAATTGCAGGACGATGTCGAGCCGTTTGCCTTCGAGACGGTAAAGGAGACTATCGAGACAGAAGTCGGCGTTCGCATCTCCAAGTTGTTCGATGAATTTGATGAAACGCCGGTGGCCACCGCCTCGCTCGGTCAGGTACACCTCGCCACGCTCCGGAGCTCGGACACCCGCGTGGCCGTGAAGGTGCAGCGACCGAACATTCGGGAGCAAATCATGCGCGAAACCGAGGTCATCGCCAGCATCGCCGAGTTTCTGGAAAAACACACTGAGGTCGGCAAGCAAACCGAACCGACCCGGATGGTGGAGCAATTCCGTAAATCGATTCTCGCCGAGCTGAATTATCAGCAGGAAGCGGCGAATCTCGAGCGACTGCGCAACAATCTGAAGAAATTCGAGCAGCTGACGGTGCCGAAACCTCATCCGGATTTTTGCACCGGCAAGGTGTTGGTGATGGACTACATCGATGGCACCAAGATCACGGACATACCAAAAATTGCCCTTATCGACCTGGATGGAAAAGCTCTAGCAGAGGAGTTGTTTTCCGCATATCTTCAGCAAATTTTGTTAGATGGCTTCTTCCACGCCGACCCGCACCCGGGGAACCTTCTGCTGACCAAGGAGGGCAAGATCGCGCTCATCGATCTCGGCATGACTGGTGCGGTTCCAGATAGGATCAAAGATCAGCTGCTACAGCTCTTGGCCGCTATTTCCGAAGGCCGAAGCTCGGATGCCGCCAGCATCACGATGAAAATTGGCACCCCGCGTGAGCACTTTGATCTGCAAGGCTGCCGCGAGGCGATCACTGAGATCGTGGAAAACTACCAGGGGCTGGACGTGGGTGATATCTACGTCGGCCAGCTGGTCATGGAGATCACCCAAGCCTGTGGCAAAAACGGTCTGCGTATTCCCGACGTGATGTTCATGTTAGGGAAAATGTTGCTCAACTTGGATGGCGTGGGGAATATTCTGGATCGGCATTTTACACCCAACGATACCATCCGTGACTACACCACCACCATTGCCCGCAAGCGCATGCGTGAAGAACTGACGGCGGGTAGCTTGGTGCCTTTCATAATCGAAATCAAGGAGCTGGTGAGTAAGACGCCGGAACGACTTAACACTCTGATCGAGCGCATTTCCACTAATCAGATGGAGCTTAAGATCGATGCCATTGATGAGCCCTTACTGCTCAAAGGCCTCTATCAGGTGGCCAACCGGATCACCACCGGGTTGATCATCGCCGCCATGATTATAGGTGCTGCAATGTTGATGAATATCGAGACCAGTTTCACCCTGTTAGGTTATCCGGGGCTAGCGATCCTACTCTTCCTCACAGCGGCGATTGGAGGCACGGTTCTGGTGGTGAATATTTTTCTAACTGAACGAAAATAGAAGTAGTTCCGCTAGGGCGCAAAAAAGGCGGGCCAAGCAGCCCGCCTTGATTGGAAATGTGCTAGTGGGGACTTAGAAGTTCCACATTTTACCCTGCTCGGAGTCTTCGAACACCTTGTTGCTCAGCATGTAAGATGACGGTGGGTTCGGCAGAGGGGAGTCGTCGAGTCGTGGCAGCTTGGCTCCCACGGTGCTATCCCAGGGCTGGGTGGTCGCGACGTTGACGCGGGTGCCGACCTTGACCAGATCGAAAGCTTTGCGTGCGGTGTTCAATGGCATACGCACACAGCCAGCGGTGCAGGGGTAAGGCTTCACGAAGCCCCAGTGCATGCCGTAGGCCGGGCTGTAGAAGGACATCCAATAGGTCATCGGGTAGCCACGTCCAGGCTGTCCCTGACGTCGGCGATATTTGGTTTTTGCTGTGATCCGGTGAGTGCCCTTGGGGGTAGGAGTCGCGGACTTGCCCACAGCCACTGGGCTGGCCAGAAGGACCTTGTCGCCCTCGACGATGTATAGCTTCTGCGCCGAGGTGCTGATCGCCACTTTCACAGCGGAGCGATTGGTCGGCTGGGTGACGGGAGGATCGAAGGTGAAAGCACTGCCGGGAGATCCGCTGGTGGGTGTGTTGCAGGAGCTGAAAAGAGAAGCTCCGATGGCGAGCGCGGCGGATGCGAGGATGTTGGATAGATATTTCATGAGATGGACGATGTGGGTCAGACATGAGTTTCCATAATTTTCCGATCAACGCAACCGTTGTCTGCTGACGGAAGAGCCCCTCGCCAGCTGGCATGACCTGATCAGCGGATTTGGGGATTTACTCGGTGATACGACCGATGCTAAGTCTAAGAAATGCTCTTTTTGGGCCATGACTTAACTTACCAACTCCTATCATGATCAAAACGCTCTCACTTCTTTTCGTCGCCACCGGCCTGCTCCGTGCGGCAGCTCCCAATGTGGTCATGGTGATCACCGATGATCAAGGCTACGGCGATCTCGGATACACCGGAAACCCCGTGGTCAAAACGCCTAACATCGATAAGCTGGCGAAGGAGTCCACCGGGCTGAGCGACTACCATGTGGGCCCCACCTGTTCACCAACGCGTTGTTCCCTGCTGACCGGCCATTGGACCAATCGCACCGGGGTCTGGCATACCATTATGGGGCGGTCGATGCTGCGTGAGAACGAAGTCACTCTCGGCCAGATGTTCAAGGACAACGGCTACCAGACTGGCATGTTTGGCAAATGGCACTTGGGCGATAACTACCCATACCGCCCGGAAGACCGCGGCTTCACCGAGGTGTTTCGTCACGGTGGCGGCGGCGTGGGGCAGACTCCTGATGTCTGGAACAATGCCTACTTCGACGGCTCGTATTTCCACAATGGCGAGATTGTCCCCGCCAAGGGCTTCTGCACCGATGTGTTTTTCGCGCGGGCGAACTCCTTTATTCGTCAGTGCGCGGAGGAAAAGAAACCATTCTTCGCATATATCTCCACTAACGCACCGCATGGGCCGCTGCACTGTCCGCAGGAATACTTGGACATGTATTCCGACCAGAAAGACGGTATCGCCGCCTTCTACGGCATGATCACCAACGTCGATGACAACGTGGCCAAGACACGCGAGCTGCTGAAGTCATTGGGGATTGAAAAGAACACCATCTTTATTTTCACCACCGATAACGGCACGGCCTACGGGGCCAAGGTTTTCAATGCCGGGATGAAAGGCAAAAAAGGAAGCCCCTACGATGGCGGCCACCGGGTGCCATTTTTCATCCACTGGCCAGCGGGGGGGCTCGACCAAGAGCGCGAGGTGGATACCCTCACGCACATGGTGGACATCGTTCCCACCTTGCTGGAAATGACCGATTCGAAAAAGCCGGAAAAGGTGAAGTTCGACGGGCTTTCCATCGTCAAGCTGCTCGACCCCAAGAGCAAAGACTTCGCCTGGCCGGCCCGCTATGTCATCAGCGATTCACAGCGGGTGCGCGACCCGATCAAATGGCGTGGTTCCTCGGTGATGTCGGAAAAATACCGCCTCATCAATGGCAAGGAACTCTACGATATCGATGCCGATCCGGGACAGAAAAAGAACATCGCCAAGGATCACCCCGAGGTGGTCAAGGACATGCGCGATTTCTACGATGCGTGGTGGGCCGAGCTAAAACCGACCTTTTCCCAAACCACCGAGATCTACCTCGGTCATCCGGATCACCCGAAGGTGACACTCACCGCACACGATTGGATTCAAAAAGTCTACCCTCCTTGGCATCAGGGATCAGTCCGATCTAACAAGTGGCAGAAGCCGCCGAAGGAAGGCAAACTGAAGCACGTGGGACACTGGGCCGTCAAGGTGGTGGAAGATGGCAAATACCGCATTTCCCTGCGCCGTTGGCCCGCTGAGTCGGGCGCCGCAATCAATGCCGCCCTGCCTGCTGGCAAGGCCGTTCCGGGTGCTTCCCGTGCCTTCCGCGAAGAGCAAGGAAAAGCGATCGGAGCCACGGCTGCCACGCTGCGCATCGACGGTAAGGATCTGGAAACCAAGGCGGTAGAAGGTGATGTCGAGGAAGTCAGCTTCGAGACTGAGCTCAAAGCCGGCTCTTACAAACTGGCTCCCTATTTCACCATCGATGCCGGCGAACTCGGTGCTTACTACACGGTAGTGACCCGCCTGGAATAGCGCTCGGCGATCCCTCCGGCCAAGCAGTGATCACTACTGCCTTCAATGCTAACTTGCCGCCTTGATATCGAGCTGCTCGCAGAATGCCATGCACTCGTCCAAGGGGGCTAGACCGCCAGACGGAGTGAGGTCTCTGCGACAGGTGGTGGATACCGCTAGACCTTGTTGCAGTGAGGTTTCCACCGCTTTGTCGAGATACAGTCCTTCGAGGAAGCCGGCGACAAAAGCGTGATCGACCCCGGCCGATCCCACGCGTTGAGACCAGGGGAGGAAGTATCCAGTTTGATGGTAGAAATTCCCCTCGGTGTCCAAGTAGACCGCCGCAGTGCCGCACTGCAGGATAACAGCTTTGTGCAGGCCCGTTTTCAGCAATTGCTCACAGGCGTCCTTGGCGAGGTCGGCGTCGAATTGGTTTTCCGAATACAGTTCCTGATTCAAAATACTCTCAGCCACCCGGTCGTTGATGATCAGGTAGTCCGCTTGGGACAGCGCTTCGGTGAAGTCGTCGAGTTTCGCTTGTTGATCGACGGGAGCGATTTCCACCACGGTGGTGATCCCTTGTTTTTTAGCATCGCGCAGCAGCTGGGCGGCACCGGAGCGACCGTATTCAGGGTTGTGATTATCCATTTTCCCAAGTGCGCCAAGGGAGCCGAGTAGGAGAATCTTCGGCTTCACGGCACGCAGTTTTACATCGGCGCGGGAGAAGGTCTCTCCAATGCCGCAGAAGTGAAAGCAGGTGTGCTTGCCGGTTTTTTCCACGGTGTAAACATCGGTGTAACCGGTGCTTTCACCTTCCACGGGCTGCAGCTGGGAGGTGTCGATTTTATGCTCGGTGCAGCAGTCGACAATGAACTTGCCGTCCAGATCCTTGCCCACCTTCGCCGCGGCGAATAACGGGAAGGGCACCCGCAGCTTGGCCAGGTTGATCAGGGTGTTGAGCGGAGCACCGCCATTGCTGACCATCTCGCGACTGACGCGGGTGGCGGAGCGTTCATCAGGATAGTGGTCGACGACTTTTTGGTAATCGACAACAAAGGTTCCAACCGCAAGCAGCGGTGGGTAGGCGGGATCAGACTTCTTCATCTTCGGTAGCGGTAAGGATAGACAGGAGCAGCACCCAGATGGTGACTGCGAGAATGGCGAGTGGCAGCTGAAGTTCAGCCGGGAAGCAGTAGATGATGGAGACCATGGGAATCCAGAATGCCCAGTTGGTGATCAGCACAGGGAGAATCTGAGTTCCCCAAAATTGTCTGAACGGTGACATCTGAACCTTCACTTGATCGAAGGAGAAACCTTTGTTTTTCCAGAGGTAGAGAATTGTTTGGTATGGGTTGGCGAAGAACACGGTCCAGACAAACTGATCGACCAGCACCTTGGGGACCAGCACCTGCCAGGAGCTACCGGTGCCAAAGAGATTGCCTTGCAGGGTGTAAAAGAAGCTTTGGATCACTCCGAGCACTCCGAACATCATGAGATTGAACAGGGCGTTGCCGCTGTTGGCCTTGGTCCATCGTTTTTCCTTGGACATCAGGACCTTGACCACCTCGGCTAGAAGTCCCACGGCGAGTCCCATGCCGAGGAAGGGAAAGAGCAGACCCATGCGTGTCTGCAGGGCATCGAGTGCGGTGAAGAAACTTTGAGTGGCTGGAACCGCGTAATAGAGCACAGCGATCAATGCCATCACGCCCCAGACAAAGCAGGCGGGTTTCAGGCTCTGGCGGGCGGCGCTGAGCCCGGCGCGAGCACTGTTGGCCACCATGTCGTCCCAGTAAGGTGCGTCGGCTGGGATGTCCGGCATCGAGTTCCAGTCGAGAACCTCCGTTGGCAAAATATTGCGCGCACGGTAGAATCGCCTCACCGAAGAAGGCGGGCTACTGGATGCCGTGGCCGCGGCAAAATTATCATTGAGTATAAACATGGTGCTGTGTGTGTATGGGTGGAAATGGCAGAAATCGGTCTTCGCGAACAAATAGGTGAAAGGCCCGATTTTTCTCCAACGACCAAGCAGATGCCATGCCAACGGGTCTCCCGTGAATGTGTCAAATAGGTCAAAGATCAACTGCCTTGGAAAACGCCTTGCGAGGCATAGAAACGATGTATTTCCCTCATGGGAAAACCGCAAAATCGACCTGCTGGAGGGATGAATGGCGTTAAAAAGAACCCTGTCTCATCGGGATCATGAGTGCCTCTGAGGTGAATATCACAGCCTATGATTTTTACCTCTGAGGATGAATCTTATTCCTCTGAGGCATGATGTTTCCGAGGCCTCAGATTGTGGGGGCTATGTTCCTCTCAATATCAGGTGGATGTTAGTGTGTTGACACTAAGTCGCACTTCCATTTTCGCTGACTTCGAGGTCGGATGCTTTCCAGGCTTTCCAACTGCCTGGCACATTGTGCACGTTTTCAAAGCCAAGTTTCAGGAGAAGACTGGCGGCGATGCTGGCACGGTAGCCGCTGGCACAGTAGGTGAAAGTCGGTTTGCTGCGATCGAGCTGATCCGCTTTCTCCTCGATCTCGGGAAGGAAAAGGTGCACGGCCTCAGGGATGTGACCAGCTTCCCACTCGGATGGGGTTCGCACATCGACGATTTGAATTTCATCGGGCAGCTTTTCGATCAGGCTTTGCAGCTCGTGCACGCTGGTCGAGCCGCGCTGTTGGATTTTTTTACCCGCTTGAATCCAGGCGCTTATGCCACCTGCCAGATAGCCGGCAAATTCTTTGTAGCCGGTCCGGAGGAAGCGCTTCACCAGGGTCTCCACCTCGCCGTCTGATTCCGGCACGAGTAGGATGGGGGTGTCGGGGTCGAGCAACCAGCCAGCCCAGACAGACATCATCGGTGAGGATCCGATGTTGAGAGATCCTTCGATAGAGCCGTCGCCGAAGGCCAGCATGTCGCGGGTGTCGATCAGCTGAACCTTGCCGTCCTTGACCTTTTCGAACTCTGCTGGGGTCAGGGCTTTGACTTTGGGCAGGGCTCCGAGCACTTCAGGCCCTTCGGCATTGATCCTTTTCATCCGCGGGTAGTAAGTCGGCGTGGGTGGCGTGCCGCTGAGGACGAAGTCTTTGAATTCTTCGAAATCGTCGTATTGCAGAAACGGATTGGTCTCTTTTTCATATCCCACGGTGCTGCGTATGCGATCGCCGATGTCGGCACCGCAGGGCGAGCCGTGACCGTGAGCGGGGTAGACAATGGTTCCGTCCGGAAGCTTCTTGTAGTAATCGGTGAGTGTGTGGAAAAGGTCCTGGGTCAGCTCGTCGGTTTCATCTTCACCAAGCAGGTCGGGCCGACCCGCGGAGCCGACAAATAACGAGTCGCCCGAAAGCACACCCCAAGGGAGGTCAGGATGATCGCTACTCGCCATCTCATAGCTGACGTGTTCCGGTGTGTGGCCGGGGGTGTGTCGGACGGTGACCTGGGTATCGCCGAAGGAGAAGGTGTCGCCGTCGCGGATCGGTTCGTGGTCGAAGCCGTATTCGGCATCTTTTTCGACGCTCAGGTAGATTTTCGCCGTGCCGGTGCGCACCGCCAGTTCACGGGCGCCACTCACCAGGTCGGCATGGATGTGGGTTTCAAAAATGTGGGTGATCACCAGGTTTTTCTCACGCACGAGTGCGATGTATTTTTCCACATCGGGAGTGGGATCAATCACGGCGGCGATGCCTTTGCCATCATCTCCCAAGAGGTAAGAAAGTTCTGCGATGCCTTCGGTGCGGATGGTTTCGAATAGGGTAGCCATGGTTTTTTTTAGTGGGATTGTGGTCGCTGCTGTTGCGAACGGTGCTTGAAAGCCATAGTGCAGTGGCTGTGCCAGTCCTCGATCCCTATAATATAAGGTTTCCAGCGCGATGAGGTCGTTGCAAGCGTTGCAAAATGCGAGTTTCCCCCGTGGACCCACTGCAATTTGCAACCATTGAGTGCTTCCGTTTGTACAGCAAAAACGCCCCTGCCTGGCATCTAGCAGACAGAGGCGAGGAAGGAGTTTTCTATCCCTTAAAATTTCGAATTCCAGCTCAAGCCAAAGAAGGGAGCGGCGTCCTGATCGCTGTCGTAAATGGTATGGCCGTTGTCATTTTCAACCTCCAGCGAACTGCCGAATTTCATCCCGGCGTAGAGTGACAGCTGGGAGCTATCGCTGAACTGATAGGTCGCTCCAAGATAGACTGGGATCCCGGTTTCTTCGCCCACACCATCGGGGGCGTATCCTCGATCGTTCAGGCGGAAACGGAGTTTTTCATAGCGGGTGCCCAGGCTGAGCTGCCACTTTTCTGCTGCTTGCCAGTTGAGAACCAAACCCGGCCCTTGGCTGGCGCCGAGACCTCGACCGGTTTTCAGCTCGAGCGTGTCCGAGATTTGCCACTTGATGAGTAAGATGGGGAAAACATTGAGGTCGTCCTCGAGCTCGGAGCTGATGCCCAGGCCGGGGCCGATGTAAAGGCGGTCGCTGACGCGGTAGCTGGCTCCAGCGAGTAGGCCGCCGGTCACGGAATCAGAAACCTCCGCACCATGTTCGTAGCTGGCACGCACGCTGGGCAGGGCAAAGAGACTCCAGTCACGGTCTAACGCCCAGCGGATGGGGACGCCGAGGGTGAAGGAGTCCACCTCGTCCCAAAGCGCTGGGATGCCGTCAAATTGATAGTCGTGATGGCCGTAGTCGAGTGATAGCCCGATCGATCTGGCGGGGCCCATGTTCCGCTGGACGCCGAGGGCGAAATTCGTGCGGTCGACTGAAAATGAGCCACCCTCGTCGAGGTCGCTGTCTTGCTGATGGAGATAACCGGCATCGAGGGTGAAGGTCCATGGGGAGGCCGTTGCCGCAGGTTGCGCGGAGGTCATGCTTTCACCAGCGAAGGTGGCCGCTGGAGTGAGGGCGAGGAGCAGTCTGGTCAGTTTCATGATGTGCCGCACAGTATGGCAGCTATTGGGGAATCGGCAATCGAGGATCTCTGCGATTTTAAGTCTAGGCGTGGGACGTTTCTGGCTGGGGGGATGGTATGGCGAGTGGACGGCGCGCGAGGAATACGTAGCAGCAAAGAGCAAGCAACGCTGCCACAACCATCAGCAGCGCCATGGGCAGGGCATTACTTTCACCGAGCACTCCCACCAGTGGCGATGCCAGAGCACCGAGTGCAAATTGGATGGCACCTAACACCGCGGATGCCGTGCCCGCCGATTCAGGCACCTGGTGGATGGCTAGGGCGCTGGCATTGCCCATCAGCGGGCCCACGGCGGCGACTGCGAGGAAGATGCAAGGCAGGATCAAGAAGGCTGAGGCGTTTAGCAAGATACAGGCGAGAGCTGCGCCCGAGGCAACGAGGAGTAAGATCAGACAGCAGAGGATGATCCGGGTGGGAGCCACTCTGGAAACGATCTTGGCCGAGACCGCCCCGAAGACAATCAGGCCCAGGGCATTGACACCAAAGGCGATGGAATACTGGGTTGGCGAAAGCCCAAGCACCTTCTGAAACACAAAGGGGGAGGCCGCGATGTAGCCAAAGAGGGCCATGAAAGAGAAACCCGTCACTAGGGTGTAGCCGACATAGAGACGATGCCGGAAGAGCTGCAAGATCGTTCGGAGCAAACGGCCACCACCGGCATGGCTGCGTCTGGCCTGTGGCAGGCTTTCCCCGACGTTGCGAAGCACACCGATGAAGGCAAGCAGGGACAGCAGGGCAATGACCACAAATACCGCACGCCAACCGGCCAGTGAGACAATCAGGGTGCCTGTGATCGGAGCAAGAATTGGGGCGACACCTCCGATCATCATCATAATCTGGGTTTGCCGCGCTGTGGTGGCTGCATCAGGTGAGCGGTCGGCGATGATCGCACGGGCCAAGACGATACCTGCCGCGCCACCAAACCCTTGTAACACGCGCAAGATAATCAAGGCCCCGACCGAGCTGACAAGTGCGCAGAGCACTCCGGAACCGATGGCCAAGGCAGTTCCTAACAAAAGTGGTCGACGTCGTCCGTAATGATCCGAAAGTGGTCCGATAATCAACTGCCCAAGAGCGAGGCCGATCAAAAAACTGGTAAGTGTCAGTTGAATCCCTGACGCCCCCGCGCCAAGATCCTCCGACATGTTCGGAAAGCCCGGAAGATACATGTCCGTGGCGATGGGCGCGACCGCCGAGAGCAAGGCCAGCACGCAGAGCGCGGAGATGGTTAACGGCTTGGATTCAGTGGTGGTGTCGGAGCATCGCATGGAGAGAAGAAGGAAGTCGGAGGGGGCGAGCCGACGGTTCGGGGGCTTGAACGTCACCCCTTTTTAATCCCTCACCCAGAGTCCTGCAACTGGATAAATTTCAGCATGAATCCATCTTCTTTAGGTGATGAGGTGGAATCATGTAATCCTTGATTTCACTAGGTTTGAGGGCCTTATGAAAGAGGTTTGAGTCGGGCTCAAACGATCGTTCTCCTTTTTATGATCAAACCTTTTTACGGATCTCTATTCGGGTCTAACTAGTTTGGATATGACACGACGTGAACTGATCCGAACAGGCGCCCTCTTGGGCATTGGAACCGCA
Protein-coding sequences here:
- the cls gene encoding cardiolipin synthase; its protein translation is MMQLSDRYEKLKNGLKGMLEFRKRHRVKLKRYLLITMHILGVVSSFDAVMNTRTSQGAIAWVVSLNTLPVVAVPAYWVFGSNDFDNYIEERRSHREKLRPLAQRLMREEGVSAVELQDQSPLANSLRSLSLLPITHSNKVELLVDGRNTYDSIFESILEAESYALVQFYIIRDDDTGQRFRDLLIEKARQGVAVYLLYDDYGCIDIGEDYLAPLRSAGVRVSSFLDLVGPANGLQLNFRNHRKIVIVDGAVGFVGGLNVGDEYLGLHPELTPWRDSHVKVSGPVVTYLQIPFVEDWHWATGEWLETLDWNPVDKAIVNETSPKIDPQGVSAICVPSGPSDDVQTCNLFYQAAINAAEKRIWLSTPYFVPDESFIHALQLAALRGVEVKLIIPENSDSTLVNLSMQSYFAELHQLGIEIYRYQEGFLHQKVMLVDDHFCAYGSANLDNRSFRLNFEVMVGFFSKDFARKTEAMLTEDMANSQLAPEGQLLDRNLFYRFSVRVSRLLAPIQ
- a CDS encoding ABC1 kinase family protein — encoded protein: MTLEMKKLATYKDVARLVLKYGRSDELDHQHFASEFQLDEQVEPSEDAVEFAKDLESLGPTFIKLGQILSNRGDLLPPSWLSALEKLQDDVEPFAFETVKETIETEVGVRISKLFDEFDETPVATASLGQVHLATLRSSDTRVAVKVQRPNIREQIMRETEVIASIAEFLEKHTEVGKQTEPTRMVEQFRKSILAELNYQQEAANLERLRNNLKKFEQLTVPKPHPDFCTGKVLVMDYIDGTKITDIPKIALIDLDGKALAEELFSAYLQQILLDGFFHADPHPGNLLLTKEGKIALIDLGMTGAVPDRIKDQLLQLLAAISEGRSSDAASITMKIGTPREHFDLQGCREAITEIVENYQGLDVGDIYVGQLVMEITQACGKNGLRIPDVMFMLGKMLLNLDGVGNILDRHFTPNDTIRDYTTTIARKRMREELTAGSLVPFIIEIKELVSKTPERLNTLIERISTNQMELKIDAIDEPLLLKGLYQVANRITTGLIIAAMIIGAAMLMNIETSFTLLGYPGLAILLFLTAAIGGTVLVVNIFLTERK
- a CDS encoding L,D-transpeptidase codes for the protein MKYLSNILASAALAIGASLFSSCNTPTSGSPGSAFTFDPPVTQPTNRSAVKVAISTSAQKLYIVEGDKVLLASPVAVGKSATPTPKGTHRITAKTKYRRRQGQPGRGYPMTYWMSFYSPAYGMHWGFVKPYPCTAGCVRMPLNTARKAFDLVKVGTRVNVATTQPWDSTVGAKLPRLDDSPLPNPPSSYMLSNKVFEDSEQGKMWNF
- a CDS encoding arylsulfatase; the encoded protein is MIKTLSLLFVATGLLRAAAPNVVMVITDDQGYGDLGYTGNPVVKTPNIDKLAKESTGLSDYHVGPTCSPTRCSLLTGHWTNRTGVWHTIMGRSMLRENEVTLGQMFKDNGYQTGMFGKWHLGDNYPYRPEDRGFTEVFRHGGGGVGQTPDVWNNAYFDGSYFHNGEIVPAKGFCTDVFFARANSFIRQCAEEKKPFFAYISTNAPHGPLHCPQEYLDMYSDQKDGIAAFYGMITNVDDNVAKTRELLKSLGIEKNTIFIFTTDNGTAYGAKVFNAGMKGKKGSPYDGGHRVPFFIHWPAGGLDQEREVDTLTHMVDIVPTLLEMTDSKKPEKVKFDGLSIVKLLDPKSKDFAWPARYVISDSQRVRDPIKWRGSSVMSEKYRLINGKELYDIDADPGQKKNIAKDHPEVVKDMRDFYDAWWAELKPTFSQTTEIYLGHPDHPKVTLTAHDWIQKVYPPWHQGSVRSNKWQKPPKEGKLKHVGHWAVKVVEDGKYRISLRRWPAESGAAINAALPAGKAVPGASRAFREEQGKAIGATAATLRIDGKDLETKAVEGDVEEVSFETELKAGSYKLAPYFTIDAGELGAYYTVVTRLE
- a CDS encoding carbohydrate kinase family protein, with amino-acid sequence MKKSDPAYPPLLAVGTFVVDYQKVVDHYPDERSATRVSREMVSNGGAPLNTLINLAKLRVPFPLFAAAKVGKDLDGKFIVDCCTEHKIDTSQLQPVEGESTGYTDVYTVEKTGKHTCFHFCGIGETFSRADVKLRAVKPKILLLGSLGALGKMDNHNPEYGRSGAAQLLRDAKKQGITTVVEIAPVDQQAKLDDFTEALSQADYLIINDRVAESILNQELYSENQFDADLAKDACEQLLKTGLHKAVILQCGTAAVYLDTEGNFYHQTGYFLPWSQRVGSAGVDHAFVAGFLEGLYLDKAVETSLQQGLAVSTTCRRDLTPSGGLAPLDECMAFCEQLDIKAAS
- a CDS encoding MBL fold metallo-hydrolase, with product MATLFETIRTEGIAELSYLLGDDGKGIAAVIDPTPDVEKYIALVREKNLVITHIFETHIHADLVSGARELAVRTGTAKIYLSVEKDAEYGFDHEPIRDGDTFSFGDTQVTVRHTPGHTPEHVSYEMASSDHPDLPWGVLSGDSLFVGSAGRPDLLGEDETDELTQDLFHTLTDYYKKLPDGTIVYPAHGHGSPCGADIGDRIRSTVGYEKETNPFLQYDDFEEFKDFVLSGTPPTPTYYPRMKRINAEGPEVLGALPKVKALTPAEFEKVKDGKVQLIDTRDMLAFGDGSIEGSLNIGSSPMMSVWAGWLLDPDTPILLVPESDGEVETLVKRFLRTGYKEFAGYLAGGISAWIQAGKKIQQRGSTSVHELQSLIEKLPDEIQIVDVRTPSEWEAGHIPEAVHLFLPEIEEKADQLDRSKPTFTYCASGYRASIAASLLLKLGFENVHNVPGSWKAWKASDLEVSENGSAT
- a CDS encoding TonB-dependent receptor gives rise to the protein MKLTRLLLALTPAATFAGESMTSAQPAATASPWTFTLDAGYLHQQDSDLDEGGSFSVDRTNFALGVQRNMGPARSIGLSLDYGHHDYQFDGIPALWDEVDSFTLGVPIRWALDRDWSLFALPSVRASYEHGAEVSDSVTGGLLAGASYRVSDRLYIGPGLGISSELEDDLNVFPILLIKWQISDTLELKTGRGLGASQGPGLVLNWQAAEKWQLSLGTRYEKLRFRLNDRGYAPDGVGEETGIPVYLGATYQFSDSSQLSLYAGMKFGSSLEVENDNGHTIYDSDQDAAPFFGLSWNSKF